Below is a genomic region from Streptomyces sp. RPA4-2.
CTCGGTGAGTTGGAAGTCCACGGAGTGAGCTCACCGCCCTTTCGGCAGACCCAGGATGCGTTCGGCCACGATGTTGCGCTGGATCTGCGAGGTGCCGGCCGCGATGGTGTAGGACAGGGACGTGAGGCGGTCGCGGGTCCACTCGCGGTCCAGGTCCAGTGCCTCCGGGCCGAGGACCTCGGCGGCGGCGTCGTACAGCTCCTGGCGCGCGTGCGAGTACCGCAGCTTGAAGACCGAGCCGCCGACGCCCGGCACTCCCCCCGTCCGCTCCGCCTCGCTCACGTTCCACTGGGTGAGCCGCCACAGCGCGCGGAACTCGGCGTTGAGCCTGCCCAGCCACCGCCGCAGCACCGGATCGTCCCAGCGGCCGTTGCCGCGCGCCGCGTGGGCGAGTTCACCCAGGACCCGCCGGCACGCCACGACCTCGCCGACGAAGGCGGTACCGCGTTCGTACGACAGCGTCACCATCGTCACGCGCCAGCCGTCGTTCTCGGCGCCGACCCGGTGGGCGACCGGTATCCGCACCTCGTCGAGGAAGACCTCCGCGAACTCGGCCGACCCCGCGAGCGTGCGCAGCGGGCGGACGGTGATCCCCGGGGCGTCCATGGGCATCGCGAGCCAGGAGATGCCCCGGTGCCTCGGTGCGGACGGGTCGGTGCGCACCAGCAGCTCGCACCAGTCGGCGACCTCCGCGTGGGACGTCCAGATCTTGGACCCGCTCACCACGTAGTCGTCGCCGTCGCGCCACGCGCGCGTGCGCAGCGCCGCGAGGTCCGAGCCCGCGTCCGGCTCGCTGAACCCCTGGCACCAGACCTCCTCACCCCGCAGCACGGGCGGCAGCCAGCGGGCCCGCTGGCTGGCGGTCCCCTCGGCGGCGATGGTCGGCCCGGCGTGCAGCAGCCCGACGAAGTTGGCCCCTACGTAGGGGGCTCCCGCCTTCTCCGACTCCTCCAGGTAGATCAGGTGCTGGACCGGCGTGGCCCCCCGGCCCCCGGCGTCGAGGGGCCAGTGCAGTCCGGCGTACCCGGCGTCGTACAGCGTCCGCTGCCATCCGAGGTCGTACGCGCGCCGGCCGGGCCAGTCGTCCGGGGAGGGTTTCGGGGGCAGCGCCGGGATCGCCTCGGCGAGCCACTCGCGCAGCCGGGCCCGGAACTCCTCCTCCTCGGGGGTGTACGTGAGGTCCACGGGCCGGCTACCTGTCCAGGTCCAGGTCCAGCATGCGGATCGCGTTGCCGCGCATCAGCTTGTGGACCGTCTCGTCGTCGAGGCCCTTCACATGGTCGAGGGCGACCTCCTTGGTGTGCGGGAAGGTCGAGTCGACGTGCGGGTAGTCGGTCTCGAAGGTGGCGTTGTCGCGGCCGACGACGTCCAGGGACGCGACGCCGTGCTTGTCGCGGAAGAAGCAGCAGAAGATCTGGCGGTAGTAGTACGTCGACGGGGGCTCCGGGACGA
It encodes:
- a CDS encoding acyl-CoA dehydrogenase; the encoded protein is MDLTYTPEEEEFRARLREWLAEAIPALPPKPSPDDWPGRRAYDLGWQRTLYDAGYAGLHWPLDAGGRGATPVQHLIYLEESEKAGAPYVGANFVGLLHAGPTIAAEGTASQRARWLPPVLRGEEVWCQGFSEPDAGSDLAALRTRAWRDGDDYVVSGSKIWTSHAEVADWCELLVRTDPSAPRHRGISWLAMPMDAPGITVRPLRTLAGSAEFAEVFLDEVRIPVAHRVGAENDGWRVTMVTLSYERGTAFVGEVVACRRVLGELAHAARGNGRWDDPVLRRWLGRLNAEFRALWRLTQWNVSEAERTGGVPGVGGSVFKLRYSHARQELYDAAAEVLGPEALDLDREWTRDRLTSLSYTIAAGTSQIQRNIVAERILGLPKGR